The following proteins are encoded in a genomic region of Gimesia algae:
- the pyrF gene encoding orotidine-5'-phosphate decarboxylase, translating into MHHFSDRLNAAIQKKKTPALVGLDPRFDWLPADIVSNANKNHHTQAEIVAAAFEEFCLRIIDVVAPLVPAVKPQAAFFEEWGPAGCAALQRVILKAREAGLVVICDAKRGDIGSTAEAYARGYLAGENIDSAIWAADCLTVNPYLGSDTLEPFVNVAVERGAGIYVLVRTSNPGAGTFQDRKTEGTNLYECVAAAVEELAVKTKGAGNYGSIGAVVGATYPEELNQLRALMPHTPLLVPGYGSQGAGAGDVAGAFDKQGLGAIINSSRGINFAIRKAPYSEKFAPQEWEQAIEIATIDMIADLANHTPAGNLQ; encoded by the coding sequence ATGCATCATTTTTCCGATCGACTCAACGCCGCCATTCAAAAGAAGAAAACCCCCGCCCTGGTCGGCCTCGATCCCCGCTTTGACTGGCTGCCCGCCGACATCGTCAGCAATGCCAACAAGAACCATCACACCCAGGCGGAGATCGTCGCTGCCGCCTTTGAAGAGTTCTGCCTCCGCATTATTGATGTTGTTGCGCCACTGGTTCCCGCTGTCAAACCACAGGCTGCCTTCTTCGAAGAATGGGGGCCCGCCGGTTGCGCTGCCCTGCAGCGTGTCATCTTGAAAGCGCGCGAAGCGGGGCTGGTCGTTATCTGTGATGCCAAGCGGGGCGATATCGGATCCACTGCCGAAGCGTACGCCCGCGGCTACCTCGCCGGAGAAAACATCGACAGCGCCATCTGGGCCGCCGACTGCCTGACCGTGAACCCCTACCTGGGCAGTGACACACTCGAACCGTTCGTCAACGTCGCGGTTGAACGGGGTGCCGGAATCTATGTCCTTGTCCGCACCAGCAACCCCGGCGCAGGTACGTTTCAGGATCGTAAAACGGAAGGCACGAATCTCTACGAATGCGTGGCCGCCGCGGTTGAAGAACTGGCGGTTAAAACCAAAGGAGCAGGCAACTACGGTTCCATCGGTGCGGTCGTCGGTGCTACCTATCCTGAAGAACTTAATCAGCTCCGCGCACTCATGCCTCACACCCCCCTGCTCGTCCCCGGGTATGGCAGCCAGGGCGCGGGTGCCGGCGATGTCGCAGGGGCCTTTGATAAACAGGGCCTGGGCGCCATCATCAACAGTTCGCGAGGCATCAACTTCGCCATTCGCAAGGCTCCGTACTCCGAAAAGTTCGCTCCCCAGGAGTGGGAACAGGCAATCGAAATTGCCACGATCGACATGATTGCCGATCTAGCGAATCATACACCTGCCGGTAATCTGCAATGA
- a CDS encoding YhdH/YhfP family quinone oxidoreductase — translation MQNTVSCFQVNKNEQKEISSGLQTVPSADLPPGDVTIRVVYSSINYKDALAATGHPGVVRNFPHVPGIDAVGFVVESESDQFTVGDPVIVTSYELGVERWGGWSELIRVKPEWVVPLPEGLTLKESMILGTAGLTAAMCVNSLIQHEVPTDSGSVLVTGASGGVGSFALSLLKRCGFHPVAVTGKRSAALRLIELGAREVIGRDELEDDSKKPLLKARWSAAIDTVGGSMLSNVIRSLQPNGCVAACGNAGGADLDLTVFPFILRGVTLDGIDSAWYPIEKRTTLWLKLATDWKLPDLDSRANVIPLEQVQDTVNAMLKGEHQERTIIQISAE, via the coding sequence ATGCAGAACACAGTCTCCTGCTTTCAGGTTAATAAAAATGAACAGAAGGAAATCTCTTCGGGTCTGCAGACTGTTCCGTCCGCCGACCTCCCGCCTGGCGATGTGACGATCCGTGTCGTTTATTCTTCCATCAACTATAAAGACGCCCTTGCTGCAACCGGGCATCCCGGTGTCGTGAGAAATTTCCCGCATGTCCCCGGCATTGATGCCGTTGGCTTTGTGGTCGAGTCAGAGTCGGATCAGTTCACGGTCGGAGACCCTGTCATCGTCACCAGCTACGAACTGGGCGTCGAGCGCTGGGGCGGCTGGTCCGAATTGATTCGCGTTAAACCGGAATGGGTGGTTCCGCTGCCCGAGGGGCTGACGCTAAAAGAATCCATGATCCTCGGCACCGCCGGCCTGACCGCCGCGATGTGTGTTAACAGTTTGATCCAGCATGAGGTACCCACCGATTCGGGAAGCGTCCTTGTCACAGGTGCTTCGGGGGGAGTTGGTTCATTCGCGTTGTCGCTGCTCAAACGCTGTGGCTTCCATCCGGTCGCTGTCACGGGTAAACGTTCCGCAGCCCTCCGCCTGATCGAACTGGGTGCCCGCGAAGTCATTGGTCGCGATGAACTGGAGGACGATTCAAAAAAACCACTGCTCAAGGCTCGCTGGTCCGCCGCCATCGACACGGTAGGTGGCTCAATGCTGAGCAACGTCATTCGCTCTCTTCAACCCAATGGCTGCGTCGCCGCCTGTGGGAATGCGGGTGGTGCAGATCTCGACCTGACCGTCTTCCCCTTCATCCTGCGGGGCGTCACGCTGGACGGTATCGACTCAGCCTGGTACCCGATTGAGAAACGAACGACACTCTGGTTGAAACTGGCGACTGACTGGAAACTGCCCGATCTCGACTCCCGCGCGAACGTCATCCCGCTGGAACAGGTTCAGGATACCGTCAATGCGATGCTCAAAGGGGAGCATCAGGAACGCACGATCATTCAGATCAGCGCCGAGTAG
- a CDS encoding radical SAM/SPASM domain-containing protein, with product MLEILSPYYFSQQRAEYDAGIARMRHSHYLDYPRHVHLETLARCNASCNFCPYPNLNRKHAKMSDELIDKVLNELTEIPPEMNFQISPFKVSEPFLDTRLFDTLEKINRLLPQAKIALTSNASAITEDKLEVLQEIKNIGYLWISFNDHREDEYERVMGLNYQRTIQRLEMIHDTFADGDVYFSVVLSRVGDGTQADQEFVEWSSINYPLFKSSVFPRMSWTGQVEGLAVNEVPNMGCERWFELSITATGEVAHCCADGQAEYPIGNVNDQHVLEVYNSPEYRKLREATVSRVSVSPCNKCTFM from the coding sequence ATGCTGGAAATACTCAGCCCTTATTATTTCAGTCAACAGCGCGCGGAGTATGATGCCGGGATTGCCCGGATGCGTCATTCTCATTATCTGGACTATCCCCGTCATGTGCATCTGGAGACGCTGGCGCGGTGTAATGCGAGCTGTAATTTCTGCCCGTATCCCAATCTGAATCGCAAGCATGCGAAAATGAGTGATGAACTCATCGATAAGGTGTTGAACGAACTGACTGAGATTCCTCCGGAAATGAACTTTCAAATTTCGCCGTTCAAAGTCAGTGAACCTTTTCTGGATACGCGACTGTTTGACACGCTGGAAAAAATCAACCGGTTGTTGCCACAGGCGAAGATCGCGCTGACTTCCAATGCATCGGCGATCACGGAAGATAAGCTGGAAGTGCTGCAGGAGATCAAGAACATTGGCTATCTGTGGATCTCGTTTAATGATCATCGCGAAGATGAGTACGAGCGTGTGATGGGGTTGAATTATCAGCGAACGATCCAGCGACTGGAAATGATTCACGATACCTTCGCCGATGGGGATGTGTATTTCTCAGTGGTACTCTCGCGGGTGGGAGATGGTACACAGGCAGATCAGGAATTTGTAGAATGGAGCAGCATTAACTATCCACTGTTCAAGTCGAGCGTCTTCCCCCGCATGTCCTGGACCGGACAGGTTGAGGGTTTAGCAGTCAATGAAGTTCCTAATATGGGCTGTGAACGCTGGTTCGAGCTGTCGATTACTGCGACGGGCGAAGTCGCTCATTGCTGTGCCGACGGGCAGGCAGAGTATCCGATTGGCAACGTGAATGATCAGCATGTACTGGAAGTTTATAACTCTCCCGAGTATCGAAAACTGAGAGAAGCCACCGTGTCGCGTGTGAGCGTGTCTCCCTGCAATAAATGCACTTTCATGTGA
- a CDS encoding HpcH/HpaI aldolase family protein: protein MKKNPVKAALREGKPQVGTWLSSGDIMMTRLMARVGFPWLTVDMEHSPIDWSQAAHLFGAIADAGCVPLCRVPLGKYELIKRALDAGAHGIVAPMINTVEQAKEVIDAVKYPPLGNRSVGGVLHAMNFDATAGDYYKHANDEILVILQTESPEGVENAEEIYSLEGVDAIFVGPNDLTFQMSKKTGVHPSPDELEVMLQKILETGKKTGTPVGLHVQTVEAVQQRIEEGWRFIACGSEVKFMLNDAQRIVSGLNLKAEAADLARY from the coding sequence ATGAAAAAAAATCCGGTCAAGGCGGCATTGCGTGAAGGGAAACCCCAGGTAGGAACATGGCTCTCTTCGGGGGATATCATGATGACCCGGCTGATGGCCCGCGTGGGCTTTCCCTGGCTGACTGTGGATATGGAACACTCTCCCATCGACTGGTCGCAGGCAGCACATCTGTTTGGTGCGATTGCCGATGCGGGCTGTGTCCCCTTATGTCGGGTTCCGCTGGGAAAATATGAATTGATCAAGCGGGCACTGGACGCCGGGGCACATGGAATTGTTGCACCGATGATCAACACGGTCGAACAGGCTAAAGAGGTCATCGATGCGGTCAAGTACCCGCCATTAGGGAACCGTTCGGTGGGTGGCGTGCTGCATGCGATGAACTTCGATGCGACTGCCGGCGATTATTACAAACATGCCAACGATGAGATCCTGGTCATTCTGCAGACCGAATCCCCCGAGGGTGTGGAGAACGCGGAAGAGATTTACAGCCTGGAAGGCGTGGATGCGATCTTCGTGGGACCGAATGACCTGACCTTCCAGATGAGCAAAAAGACCGGCGTGCATCCTTCCCCCGATGAGCTGGAAGTGATGCTGCAGAAAATTCTGGAGACCGGCAAGAAAACCGGAACGCCGGTGGGCCTGCATGTGCAGACGGTCGAAGCCGTACAGCAGCGAATCGAAGAAGGCTGGCGGTTCATCGCGTGTGGCAGTGAAGTGAAATTCATGCTCAACGATGCCCAGCGGATTGTGAGCGGTTTAAATCTCAAGGCTGAAGCCGCCGACCTGGCCCGTTATTAA
- a CDS encoding rhamnogalacturonan acetylesterase yields the protein MSQPPLRIQLTLTIIFLISLLTLPAQVEAAPPIRIQMIGDSTMATYKNPPKDRPDMTGWGQIFGEYFNDDVTILNRGASGRSSSSFIREGRWKKALAEKPDYLFIQFGHNDCPGKGDRETDPATTFQQYLNQYIDEARAANIKPILVTPMTRRRFEKGQIWTTLRPYADAMLKVGKEKKVPVIDLHKKSVALFNQLGDAGSSDFNPSKSDRTHFSRKGALEIARLVAEEIPTTVPELKPYLKPSNPQKN from the coding sequence ATGTCTCAACCCCCTCTCCGCATTCAACTTACTCTAACGATTATTTTTCTCATCAGCCTGCTGACATTGCCCGCGCAAGTCGAAGCAGCGCCGCCGATTCGAATCCAGATGATCGGTGATTCCACCATGGCAACGTATAAAAATCCCCCCAAAGATCGTCCTGACATGACTGGCTGGGGCCAGATCTTTGGTGAATACTTTAACGATGATGTCACCATTCTGAACCGCGGTGCCTCCGGCCGCAGTTCCAGCAGCTTCATCCGGGAAGGGCGCTGGAAAAAAGCGCTCGCGGAAAAACCAGACTACCTCTTTATTCAATTTGGCCACAACGATTGTCCCGGCAAAGGGGATCGCGAAACTGATCCCGCCACCACATTTCAGCAGTACCTGAACCAGTACATTGACGAAGCAAGGGCTGCAAATATCAAACCGATCCTGGTCACTCCCATGACCCGCAGGCGGTTTGAAAAGGGACAGATCTGGACCACCCTGCGACCTTATGCCGACGCCATGCTCAAAGTCGGTAAAGAGAAGAAGGTCCCCGTGATCGATCTACACAAAAAAAGCGTGGCACTGTTCAATCAACTGGGAGACGCAGGCAGCAGCGACTTCAACCCCAGCAAATCCGATCGTACGCACTTCTCACGCAAAGGGGCACTCGAAATCGCCAGACTCGTTGCGGAAGAAATTCCTACTACGGTTCCCGAATTGAAGCCTTATCTGAAACCATCCAACCCCCAAAAAAATTGA
- a CDS encoding DNA-3-methyladenine glycosylase family protein, with protein MNDQAATFRKASKHLSKADPLLKPVINNIGPCPLKPYRYRFALLLRSIVSQQISTSAARTIYLRLHALTGKGQPTAEKVMQLSHEQLRSVGLSNQKATYVRHLAEMVMQNKVRLHKMHLLSDEDVTSELIQVKGIGVWTAQMFLMFGLCRPDIFPHGDLGIQNGIQKIYELKTRPDQQTCIEIAERWQPYRTVASWYCWRILEMETPDGPW; from the coding sequence ATGAATGACCAAGCCGCAACATTCCGGAAAGCGTCAAAACATCTGAGCAAGGCAGATCCGTTGCTGAAACCTGTCATCAACAATATCGGCCCCTGCCCGCTCAAACCGTATCGGTACCGCTTTGCACTCCTGCTGCGTTCGATTGTCTCCCAACAAATCTCCACTTCCGCCGCCCGCACGATTTATCTCAGACTGCACGCCTTAACCGGTAAAGGTCAGCCGACGGCAGAAAAAGTCATGCAACTCTCACACGAGCAGCTCCGTTCGGTCGGTCTGTCCAATCAGAAAGCGACCTACGTCCGACATCTGGCGGAAATGGTCATGCAGAACAAAGTCCGACTGCATAAAATGCATCTCTTGAGTGACGAAGATGTCACCAGCGAACTGATTCAGGTCAAAGGCATCGGCGTCTGGACCGCACAGATGTTTTTGATGTTTGGGCTCTGTCGTCCCGATATCTTTCCCCATGGTGATCTGGGCATACAAAACGGGATCCAGAAAATCTACGAATTGAAAACACGTCCCGACCAACAAACCTGTATCGAAATTGCAGAACGCTGGCAGCCTTATCGTACGGTTGCCAGCTGGTACTGCTGGCGTATCCTGGAAATGGAAACACCTGACGGGCCCTGGTAA
- a CDS encoding MBL fold metallo-hydrolase yields MLPRREVFPHVIEINYQARQRLGCCVYLVFNDQNEWLLIDIGYEDTVAEIIEMIRQMDFPLVNCKYLIATHADVDHIQGLSRAKELLPSAQVVAHPSAARLLEVGDRISTYAEISAQGISIDMPACQIDLEVNEGDVIDLGGDVKLEVWHTPGHTDGQLAFRFGELLFSGDNIYRDGCVGHIDAHHGSDIPDFIKSLERIRDCDARWLLPSHGPIFQNKRELLQSTIDRLNTYLHMADFGTCAVDWPLQDEWDEELLKGFDPETAE; encoded by the coding sequence ATGCTGCCCCGCCGCGAAGTATTTCCACACGTTATTGAAATCAATTATCAGGCCAGACAACGTTTGGGATGTTGTGTCTATCTCGTATTCAACGACCAGAATGAATGGCTGCTGATTGACATCGGGTATGAAGACACCGTTGCGGAAATCATTGAAATGATCCGCCAGATGGATTTTCCGCTGGTTAACTGCAAATATCTGATTGCCACGCATGCTGATGTCGACCATATCCAGGGATTGAGCCGTGCCAAAGAGTTGCTGCCATCAGCGCAGGTCGTGGCACATCCCAGTGCAGCGCGCTTACTGGAAGTAGGAGACCGCATCAGTACTTATGCGGAAATCAGTGCGCAGGGGATTTCCATTGATATGCCCGCCTGTCAAATTGATCTGGAAGTGAACGAGGGAGATGTGATCGACCTGGGGGGAGATGTAAAGCTGGAAGTCTGGCACACCCCTGGTCACACCGATGGTCAGCTGGCATTTCGATTTGGCGAGCTGCTGTTTTCGGGAGATAACATCTACCGCGACGGGTGTGTGGGCCACATCGATGCCCATCATGGGTCTGATATTCCTGATTTTATCAAGTCACTGGAACGGATTCGCGACTGTGACGCCAGGTGGCTGCTTCCCAGCCACGGCCCGATTTTCCAAAACAAGCGGGAACTGTTACAGTCGACCATTGATCGCCTGAATACATATCTGCATATGGCCGACTTTGGAACCTGTGCCGTCGACTGGCCGTTACAGGATGAGTGGGACGAGGAACTTTTGAAGGGATTCGACCCCGAAACCGCAGAATAA
- a CDS encoding CocE/NonD family hydrolase → MISRFVFRSQLRLFISSFILCLLLTTAAFAAGGPYAVEVRKNVMIPMRDGVKLATDVYLPVEDGDVLDQKLPTILERRPYNKNGCKSSGTYYASHGYAFVAQDTRGRYGSEGVWHMLTDDGVDGVDTAAWIGKQPWSNAEIGMIGTSYVGGTQHALAMEKAPELKTVIPVDAMSNLGYASMRNGGAFELRFWNWIYLNAGKGSRQSHDLGTAAVLKEMAENRVQYLFRLPLRKGTTPMKLASEYEDWLVAGMQHGANDDFWKQNNIIDYPEQYKDIPVYLVSGWYDSWSSNNTANFQVLSKTIKGPVYMIMGPWIHGRQGSHSHGQVTFGKEAAIADPLGWRKEWYDHWLKGIDNSVGTAAPFETPVRIFVMGTGDGSKTQDGKLQHGGYWRNESEWPLKRTVYTKYHLQPEGGLSTQSPKAEQAATTFLFDPANPVPTIGGNISSGNDILVQGGWDQKGSEHIWNWTQPIPLSARNDVILFQTEPLAEDLEVTGELAVKLWISSDAKDTDFTAKLIDVYPPSADFPGGFDLNIGDGIIRTRFRDSLKTAKLMQPGTIYPVTIKLYPTSNVFKKGHRIRVDISSSNFPRFDINPNTGEPLNNNRRSQTANNTIYHDAKHPSHIVLPVIPAKK, encoded by the coding sequence ATGATTTCCCGCTTTGTTTTTCGTTCTCAGCTGCGGCTGTTCATTTCCAGTTTCATCCTCTGTCTACTGCTCACCACTGCCGCATTCGCCGCCGGTGGTCCATATGCAGTGGAAGTGCGCAAGAACGTCATGATCCCCATGCGGGATGGTGTGAAGCTGGCGACCGACGTCTATCTGCCCGTCGAAGATGGCGACGTACTCGATCAGAAACTGCCCACCATTCTGGAACGTCGACCTTACAACAAAAACGGCTGTAAATCGTCGGGCACCTATTATGCTTCACATGGCTATGCCTTCGTGGCGCAGGACACCCGCGGCCGCTACGGTTCGGAAGGCGTCTGGCATATGCTGACTGATGACGGCGTCGATGGCGTGGATACCGCGGCCTGGATTGGGAAACAACCCTGGTCGAACGCGGAGATCGGCATGATCGGCACGTCCTACGTCGGCGGTACACAGCATGCACTCGCAATGGAAAAAGCACCCGAACTGAAAACCGTGATTCCCGTCGATGCGATGTCCAACCTGGGTTATGCCAGCATGCGAAACGGAGGGGCGTTTGAACTGCGATTCTGGAACTGGATCTATCTCAACGCCGGCAAAGGGAGTCGTCAGTCACACGATCTCGGCACCGCGGCGGTCCTCAAGGAAATGGCAGAGAACCGCGTGCAGTACCTGTTTCGGCTCCCGCTTCGCAAAGGGACGACCCCGATGAAGCTGGCATCCGAATACGAAGACTGGCTCGTCGCCGGTATGCAGCATGGTGCCAACGATGATTTCTGGAAGCAGAACAACATCATCGATTACCCCGAACAATACAAAGACATTCCCGTTTACCTCGTAAGTGGCTGGTACGATTCCTGGAGCAGCAATAACACGGCGAACTTCCAGGTGCTCTCAAAAACGATTAAAGGCCCCGTGTATATGATCATGGGCCCCTGGATTCACGGTCGGCAAGGCTCTCATTCCCATGGACAGGTCACTTTCGGCAAAGAAGCCGCCATCGCCGATCCACTGGGCTGGCGTAAGGAATGGTACGATCACTGGCTGAAAGGCATCGACAACAGTGTGGGGACCGCTGCTCCCTTTGAAACGCCCGTCCGTATTTTTGTGATGGGCACCGGCGACGGTTCCAAAACCCAGGACGGCAAACTTCAGCATGGCGGCTACTGGCGCAATGAAAGTGAATGGCCGCTGAAACGTACCGTTTACACGAAATACCATCTGCAGCCGGAAGGCGGACTCTCCACACAGTCCCCGAAAGCGGAGCAGGCCGCGACCACCTTTCTGTTTGATCCTGCCAACCCGGTCCCCACGATTGGCGGCAATATTTCCAGCGGTAACGACATTCTCGTCCAGGGAGGCTGGGATCAGAAAGGGAGTGAGCATATCTGGAACTGGACGCAGCCGATCCCGCTCTCTGCCCGCAATGATGTGATCCTATTTCAAACCGAACCACTGGCAGAAGATCTCGAAGTGACCGGCGAACTGGCCGTCAAACTCTGGATCTCTTCCGATGCGAAAGACACCGACTTTACCGCCAAGCTGATCGACGTATATCCCCCCAGCGCTGACTTCCCCGGTGGCTTCGATCTTAACATCGGCGACGGCATCATTCGCACCCGCTTCCGCGATTCCCTCAAAACCGCGAAACTGATGCAGCCCGGCACTATCTATCCTGTGACGATCAAACTCTATCCGACTTCGAATGTCTTCAAGAAAGGACATCGCATTCGTGTTGATATCTCCAGCAGTAACTTCCCCCGCTTCGATATCAATCCCAATACAGGCGAACCGCTGAATAATAACCGCCGGTCACAGACGGCCAATAATACGATCTATCACGACGCGAAACATCCCTCGCACATCGTACTGCCGGTGATTCCTGCGAAGAAATAA
- a CDS encoding cupin domain-containing protein, which produces MSTGQATREGQWYDQEHAEWVILLSGSAVLRFEGETEGRALIPGDAVNIPAHCRHRVDATAADRESVWLAIHYEPVENG; this is translated from the coding sequence GTGTCGACCGGTCAGGCGACGCGGGAGGGACAATGGTACGATCAGGAGCATGCCGAATGGGTGATTTTACTTTCCGGGTCCGCGGTACTGCGATTTGAGGGAGAAACCGAGGGACGGGCGCTGATCCCCGGGGATGCAGTGAACATTCCCGCGCATTGTCGTCATCGGGTCGACGCGACGGCCGCGGATCGGGAAAGCGTTTGGCTTGCAATCCACTATGAGCCTGTCGAGAATGGGTAG
- a CDS encoding mandelate racemase/muconate lactonizing enzyme family protein: MKITGVDTFLVDVPLQTPVSPYQSRYICSTSTGALLIRMETDAGIIGWGETPQRLSFQNATSFTGAEADYFRPILLGKDPTDNAALYADWGIEEPYLQSLVEMACWDILGKQAGLPLHRLLGGLYRDRVEVTCCMGIRGPEEAATISKHYVDLGFSTLKTKAGRSPEEDLAMVRAIREATGDRLNLRIDPNMGYTPELALQLARDLEPYDLQYFEQPMHKDLLQESAEIRKLTSTPLALNESVTTMENVRKILELDAAQYLLPDTYQCGGIWAVKLVGEVAASAGVPCIFHCAHDLGLRTATMLHMAGSSPNFPLANDCTYYSLENDIIAEPFEIKAGSIAVPTKPGLGVEIDEAMLKRYLVGSSVE; encoded by the coding sequence ATGAAAATCACAGGCGTCGATACGTTTCTGGTAGATGTCCCCCTGCAGACTCCGGTTTCACCCTATCAGTCCCGTTACATCTGCTCCACGAGTACCGGTGCTCTGCTGATCCGCATGGAAACGGATGCTGGCATTATTGGCTGGGGCGAAACACCACAACGGCTCTCCTTCCAGAACGCCACCAGTTTTACCGGCGCAGAAGCCGACTACTTTCGACCGATACTGCTGGGCAAAGATCCGACCGACAACGCCGCCCTGTACGCCGACTGGGGTATAGAAGAACCCTATCTGCAGTCACTGGTCGAAATGGCCTGCTGGGACATCCTGGGCAAGCAGGCGGGACTCCCCCTGCATCGTCTGCTGGGCGGCTTGTACCGGGATCGCGTCGAAGTCACCTGCTGCATGGGCATTCGTGGCCCGGAAGAAGCCGCCACCATTTCAAAACATTATGTCGATCTCGGCTTCTCCACACTCAAAACCAAAGCGGGACGTTCGCCGGAAGAGGACCTGGCAATGGTCCGCGCGATCCGCGAAGCGACGGGAGATCGTTTGAATCTCCGCATCGATCCCAACATGGGCTATACACCGGAACTGGCTCTGCAACTGGCCCGCGACCTGGAACCGTATGATCTGCAGTATTTCGAACAACCGATGCACAAAGACCTGCTGCAGGAATCCGCCGAGATCCGCAAGCTGACCAGCACGCCGCTGGCGCTGAATGAATCGGTGACCACCATGGAAAACGTCCGCAAGATCTTAGAACTGGACGCCGCCCAGTATCTGCTGCCTGACACTTACCAGTGTGGCGGAATCTGGGCCGTCAAACTCGTCGGCGAAGTCGCAGCTTCCGCCGGTGTCCCCTGTATCTTCCACTGCGCCCACGACCTGGGTCTCCGCACCGCCACCATGCTGCACATGGCAGGTTCCTCACCCAATTTCCCCCTCGCCAACGACTGCACGTATTACAGTCTGGAGAACGATATCATCGCCGAGCCGTTTGAAATCAAAGCAGGCAGCATCGCAGTGCCGACGAAACCAGGGTTAGGGGTGGAGATTGATGAAGCGATGCTGAAACGGTATCTGGTGGGGAGTTCGGTAGAGTGA
- a CDS encoding RNA ligase family protein, giving the protein MGRIRLAYPKIPDSSNAPLGKCFAFEKYDGTNLHWVWERELGWYAFGTRRNRFDLDEAGINGFNQAHPGLEESSELFLQTLGEPLNDIFREQYPQNSEMIVYTEFFGPQSFAGMHKADDPKQLILFDIATEAGILGPEAFLNDFGHLPVAAVVYRGKFNGQFASDVRAGKYDVTEGVICKGGSGSDLWMAKIKTDDYMSRLKAAFAEKWEQYWE; this is encoded by the coding sequence ATGGGACGAATTCGACTAGCTTATCCCAAAATTCCTGACAGCAGCAATGCGCCCCTGGGTAAGTGTTTTGCCTTTGAAAAGTACGATGGTACCAACCTGCATTGGGTCTGGGAGCGTGAGTTGGGCTGGTACGCGTTTGGTACCAGGCGGAACCGATTCGATTTGGATGAAGCGGGAATCAATGGATTTAATCAGGCACATCCCGGACTGGAAGAGTCGTCGGAACTGTTTCTACAAACTCTGGGAGAGCCTTTGAATGATATTTTTCGCGAACAATATCCACAAAATTCTGAAATGATCGTGTATACGGAATTCTTCGGCCCACAGTCTTTTGCCGGCATGCACAAAGCAGATGATCCCAAGCAGTTGATTTTATTCGATATTGCTACTGAAGCGGGGATACTGGGACCGGAAGCATTTCTTAATGACTTTGGGCATCTACCCGTTGCAGCTGTTGTTTATCGAGGAAAATTCAACGGGCAGTTTGCAAGCGATGTTCGTGCAGGAAAATACGATGTCACTGAAGGTGTTATCTGCAAAGGTGGATCCGGTTCTGATCTCTGGATGGCGAAAATTAAAACCGATGATTATATGAGTCGCCTCAAAGCTGCCTTTGCCGAAAAGTGGGAACAATATTGGGAATAA